The Saccharomonospora cyanea NA-134 genome includes a region encoding these proteins:
- the gyrB gene encoding DNA topoisomerase (ATP-hydrolyzing) subunit B: MAANNSEYNASSITVLEGLEAVRKRPGMYIGSTGERGLHHLIQEVVDNSVDEAMAGFATRVEVTLLADGGVRVVDDGRGIPVDIHPVHGKPTLEIVLTQLHAGGKFDSKSYAVSGGLHGVGVSVVNALSTALDVEVHYNGKVWVQHYEKSVPGDLLDKGPTDRTGTSVTFWADPEIFETTTYSAETVARRLQEMAFLNKGLTIVLRDERVSEEPDEDATGERAGIKERTYYYPGGLEDFVKHINASKEAIHPTVISFDQKGEGLEVEVAMQWNSGFTPSVYTFANTINTHEGGTHEEGFRAALTRVVNAYARDKKLLKEKDANLTGDDVREGLAAIVSVKLAEPQFEGQTKTKLGNSEARSFVQTTCNEWLADWFERNPAEAKIIINKAVSSAQARLAARKARDLVRRKGAMDIGGLPGKLKDCRSRNPEECELYIVEGDSAGGSAKEGRDSRFQAILPIRGKIINVEKARIDRVLKNQEVQSLITALGTGIHDDFDISKLRYHKIVLMADADVDGQHIRTLLLTLLFRFMRPLIEQGYVYLAQPPLYKIKWPRSEPEYAYSDRERDGLLRAGAEAGRKLPKDDGIQRYKGLGEMNAEELWETTMDPENRVLLQVSLDDAAQADELFSVLMGEDVEARRSFITRNAKGVRFLDV; encoded by the coding sequence GTGGCAGCGAACAACAGCGAATACAATGCGTCCTCCATCACGGTGCTCGAGGGCCTGGAGGCGGTCCGTAAGCGCCCCGGCATGTACATCGGTTCGACCGGTGAACGTGGGCTGCACCATCTCATCCAGGAAGTCGTCGACAACTCGGTCGACGAGGCCATGGCGGGTTTCGCGACGCGCGTCGAGGTCACGTTGCTGGCCGACGGCGGTGTCCGGGTCGTGGACGACGGCCGGGGCATCCCCGTGGACATCCACCCGGTGCACGGCAAACCCACCCTGGAGATCGTGCTGACCCAGTTGCACGCGGGCGGCAAGTTCGACAGCAAGTCGTACGCGGTGTCGGGCGGGTTGCACGGCGTCGGTGTCTCCGTGGTGAACGCGCTGTCCACCGCGCTCGACGTCGAGGTGCACTACAACGGCAAGGTCTGGGTGCAGCACTACGAGAAGTCGGTGCCCGGCGACCTGCTGGACAAGGGACCCACCGACCGCACCGGCACCAGCGTCACGTTCTGGGCGGACCCGGAGATCTTCGAGACCACCACCTACAGCGCCGAGACGGTGGCCCGGCGGCTCCAGGAGATGGCCTTCCTCAACAAGGGCCTGACCATCGTGCTGCGTGACGAGCGCGTCTCGGAGGAGCCGGACGAGGACGCCACCGGTGAGCGCGCGGGCATCAAGGAGCGCACCTACTACTACCCGGGCGGCCTCGAGGACTTCGTCAAGCACATCAACGCCTCCAAGGAAGCCATCCACCCGACCGTCATCTCGTTCGACCAGAAGGGCGAGGGGCTCGAGGTCGAGGTGGCCATGCAGTGGAACAGCGGTTTCACGCCGTCGGTCTACACCTTCGCCAACACGATCAACACGCACGAGGGTGGCACGCACGAGGAGGGCTTCCGCGCCGCACTGACCCGCGTGGTCAACGCCTATGCGCGTGACAAGAAGCTGCTCAAGGAGAAGGACGCCAACCTCACCGGCGACGACGTTCGCGAGGGGCTCGCGGCGATCGTGTCCGTCAAGCTCGCCGAACCGCAGTTCGAGGGCCAGACCAAGACCAAGCTCGGCAACAGCGAGGCGCGGTCGTTCGTGCAGACCACCTGCAACGAGTGGCTGGCCGACTGGTTCGAGCGCAACCCGGCCGAAGCCAAGATCATCATCAACAAGGCCGTGTCGAGCGCGCAGGCGCGCCTGGCCGCGCGGAAGGCCCGCGACCTCGTGCGCCGCAAGGGTGCGATGGACATCGGTGGGCTGCCCGGCAAGTTGAAGGACTGCCGTTCGCGGAACCCGGAGGAGTGCGAGCTCTACATCGTCGAGGGTGACTCGGCCGGTGGTTCGGCCAAGGAGGGCCGTGACTCGCGCTTCCAGGCGATCCTGCCCATCCGAGGCAAGATCATCAATGTCGAGAAGGCCCGCATCGACCGGGTGCTGAAGAACCAGGAGGTCCAGTCGCTCATCACCGCGCTGGGCACCGGTATCCACGACGACTTCGACATCTCGAAGCTGCGGTACCACAAGATCGTGCTCATGGCGGACGCCGACGTCGACGGTCAGCACATCCGCACGCTGCTGCTGACCCTGCTGTTCCGCTTCATGCGCCCGCTGATCGAGCAGGGTTACGTGTACCTCGCCCAGCCACCGCTCTACAAGATCAAGTGGCCGCGCTCCGAGCCGGAGTACGCCTACAGCGACCGCGAGCGCGACGGGCTCCTGCGCGCCGGCGCCGAGGCGGGACGGAAGCTGCCGAAGGACGACGGTATCCAGCGGTACAAGGGTCTCGGCGAGATGAACGCCGAGGAGCTGTGGGAGACCACCATGGACCCCGAGAACCGCGTGTTGCTCCAGGTGAGCCTCGACGACGCGGCGCAGGCCGACGAGTTGTTCTCCGTGTTGATGGGCGAGGACGTCGAGGCACGTCGTTCGTTCATCACCCGCAATGCCAAGGGCGTGCGGTTCCTGGACGTCTGA